A stretch of Gossypium hirsutum isolate 1008001.06 chromosome A06, Gossypium_hirsutum_v2.1, whole genome shotgun sequence DNA encodes these proteins:
- the LOC107962306 gene encoding type IV inositol polyphosphate 5-phosphatase 3 isoform X12, with protein MKQGSKPRPELFWPRVVMRKLLNINPRDSDYSADTDDGDDIGSDSETEEFFDCGNGIGSRFRGIREEDPQPDLNDCLPRLRRRNSETFRAQYISTKELRICVGTWNVGGTVPPDDLDIDDWIDIDEPADIYVFGFQEIVPLNAGNIFGAEDNRPVPKWENIIRETLDRIQPANTKVKCYSDPSSPTKFKPFDDVPNLEEEIILESESDIGEEIYPLDEDPNGFDEVDNSSGKNSVLRSYGVSYFNDVVELDAPLEQGLQRQISSSKSLNGLNCLQMEDFYEDAGDSIRLQNRKFTRTLSGIAENRKLTRMLSGTERIGLSWPEPPLNFLPQNVLERPGSFKPRKSFRAIKSFKTYNSFKSINDMCHMVSAIALLAELDLESLMKRKRRSSYVRIVSKQMVGIFLTIWVRRSLRRHIQNLKVSTVGVGVMGYIGNKGSISVSMSIYQTLFCFICTHLTSGEKDGDELKRNADVHEILRRTRFHSLSAIGLPKRIHDHERIIWMGDLNYRINLPYDKVRDLISKEEWSKLIERDQLVGELQKGHSFDGWSEGALNFAPTYKYELNSEKYYGEDPKAGRRTPAWCDRILSYGKGLRQLMYRRTELKLSDHRPVTAIYMAEVEVFCPKKLQRALNYTDAEIENEEVVAEVIAY; from the exons ATGAAACAAGGCTCAAAGCCCCGGCCGGAG CTTTTTTGGCCTCGAGTTGTCATGCGTAAGTTGCTCAATATCAATCCCAGAGATTCCGATTACAGTGCCGACACcgatgatggagatgacattggTTCGGATTCTGAAACCGAAG AATTTTTTGATTGTGGCAATGGCATTGGCTCAAGGTTTAGAGGGATTAGAGAGGAGGATCCTCAGCCTGATCTAAATG ATTGTCTTCCAAGATTAAGGAGACGGAATTCAGAGACTTTTAGGGCACAATACATAAGCACAAAGGAATTAAG AATATGCGTCGGTACCTGGAATGTTGGTGGAACGGTTCCACCTGATGACCTAGATATTGATGATTGGATAGATATCGATGAACCTGCTGACATCTATGTGTTTGG TTTTCAGGAGATAGTACCCTTAAATGCTGGGAATATTTTTGGTGCTGAAGATAATCGTCCTGTTCCAAAGTGGGAAAACATCATTCGTGAAACCCTTGATAGAATTCAGCCTGCAAATACTAAAGTAAAATGCTATAGTGATCCCTCATCTCCAACGAAATTTAAGCCATTTGATGATGTTCCTAATTTAGAGGAGGAGATAATTcttgaaagtgaaagtgatattGGTGAAGAAATTTATCCATTGGATGAAGACCCAAATGGTTTTGATGAAGTTGATAATTCATCCGGAAAAAACAGTGTGCTCAGAAGTTATGGAGTTTCATACTTTAATGATGTTGTTGAACTTGATGCGCCTCTAGAACAGGGTTTACAGAGGCAAATTTCTTCATCTAAGagtttaaatggattgaattgctTGCAGATGGAGGACTTTTATGAAGATGCAGGGGACTCAATTAGgctacaaaatagaaaatttaccaGAACGCTTAGTGGAATTGCAGAAAACAGAAAATTAACCAGAATGCTTAGTGGAACTGAGAGGATTGGTTTGAGCTGGCCAGAGCCTCCACTAAACTTTCTTCCTCAGAATGTTTTGGAGAGACCAGGTTCTTTCAAACCAAGAAAATCTTTTAGAGCAATAAAGTcttttaaaacatataattcCTTCAAGTCTATAAATGATATGTGCCATATGGTATCTGCGATAGCTTTGCTTGCTGAACTTGACCTTGAATCCCTCATGAAGAGGAAAAGAAGATCATCATATGTAAGAATAGTAAGCAAGCAGATGGTAGGAATTTTCCTCACTATATGGGTTCGTAGGAGTTTGCGCAGGCATATTCAGAATCTGAAGGTGTCTACTGTTGGTGTTGGTGTAATGGGTTACATTGGTAACAAG GGATCCATATCGGTCAGCATGTCCATATATCAAACACTTTTCTGTTTTATATGCACTCACCTGACATCAGGTGAAAAAGATGGGGATGAACTTAAAAGAAATGCTGATGTGCATGAAATACTTCGACGAACTCGTTTTCATTCTCTTTCAGCAATTGGACTTCCCAAACGCATCCATGATCACGA AAGAATAATTTGGATGGGTGATCTAAATTACCGTATCAACCTGCCATATGACAAAGTACGTGATCTCATCTCCAAGGAGGAGTGGTCCAAGTTGATTGAGAGGGACCAG CTTGTAGGAGAGCTGCAGAAAGGTCATTCATTTGATGGATGGTCTGAGGGAGCTTTAAATTTTGCGCCAACATACAAATATGAGCTAAATTCAGAGAAATACTATGGAGAAGATCCCAAGGCTGGAAGGCGAACTCCTGCATG GTGTGACCGCATCCTTTCTTATGGGAAGGGACTGAGGCAACTAATGTATAGGAGAACTGAGCTTAAACTTTCTGATCATCGCCCTGTTACAGCCATATATATGGCTGAGGTTGAGGTGTTTTGTCCAAAGAAACTGCAACGTGCTCTCAACTATACTGATGCTGAAATTGAAAATGAAGAAGTTGTGGCAGAGGTTATTGCATATTGA